CAGGGCATGCGAGTCGCCTGCTTGATGACAATGGGCTCTGCCGGCACATCTCTAAAGCGGCCGCGCGTAACCGTCTGAACTTTTGAGATGCGATCGACAACATCCATTCCTTCCACCACTTGTCCAAATACCGCGTAGCCCCAGCCCTGAGAGGTTTTACCTTTGTAATTCAAAAAGTCATTGTTTTTGGTGTTAATAAAAAACTGGGCAGTGGCACTGTGCGGATTCGGTGTCCTGGCCATGGCAATGGTGCCGCGCTGGTTGAGCAATCCATTGGCGGCTTCGTTGCGAATCGCTGCCCGGGTTTCTTTTTGCTGCATATCCACCGTAAAACCACCCCCCTGAATCATGAAATTGGGGATCACGCGGTGAAATACTGTGTTGCTGTAAAATCCCGCATCCACATAAGCCAAAAAATTTTTAACGGTTTGCGGTGCCTTATTCGCATTCAGCTCAAGCACAATTTTTCCTTTGGAGGTTTCCAAGACCACTTTGGGGTTTTCATCAGCAGCAGCGGTTAAGGTCATCAGCAAAACGGCAAAACCAACAATCAATAAACGTTTCATAACACCTCCTAGCAACTTTTCCATCTGTTCAGGTTGGTATACCCAAATATAACACCTGCCGGGATCATATACCCATAAATCGATGCATTCAATTAATTTCGCGTTAAATTTAAACCTGCAAAATAGGGTTTATTCGCCAAAGGCAACAAGGTCAGCTAAACCCGCACAAATAGCAATCATGATCACTGGCTAACACAACTGGGCAGCTATTGACCTTGGGCAAACAAATGGGCGCCGTATTCAGCTGCCAACAGCTAATAAATGCTGTTTTGAGTTGACCATTAGGAAAATTTTGCACTGCAGGATAGTTGTGCAAATTAATAACTTACTGAAATTAAACAGATATTAGTTTGGCACAGTATCTGCAGACAGCAAAGATACGACAATTACACCCATAGGAGAAAGATGCTCTGCTCATGCGGATATTATTACCCATTGTCTGGTTGCTTATTTTCATCTTACCCGGATGCATCATTGCCGGTCCCGAAATCATCATGCAATTAGAAAACTTTCTACTGCTGGTGGTCAGCCTGCTGCTCAGCGCGTGTATCACCGTCCCGCTTAGGACTGTCAAAATCCTTCGTAAAATCTTCAACGCGGTTTTCAAGCAGAAGGAGATCATTAATGATCGGTTGATAAGTGATTACGCTATTTCAAGCAAACGGCACTAGTCCAATTTCGAACATGATTTTCAATCGATAAAATCTTAAGCAACTGAAATTATATAAAAAATATTTTTAATCCGTTTCTGCAAACTCATTGCGGATACGACAATTCAATCCATAGGAGGACAATTCTGTGATCAAGAAATTGCTTCTACCACTCATCCTGTTGTTTTTTGTCACCCTGTCTACAAACATCGTCGAGAATGCCTCGATCATTATAAATCTTAAAAGTGGGTTGCTGGTGGCCTTCGGCATGCTGTTAAGTGCGTTTATTGCCGTAACGTTTAAAACCCTCAAGGACCTTTTCACAAGCCTCGGGGCGTATATTCAGCAGAAACAGGCCATGAATGAAAACCTGATCAGCGATTACCTGATTCGTGGTAAATCATAATGGGGCATTGGCGGGCCTTAACTTGAATGGATAATTTGTTAACAACCGATATTATTATAAATTTATTTTAAACGGGTCTGCTAGCCACATCAGAAATTGGTTTAATGAAATCCCTAAAAGGAGAATCCAGTGCTCAAGAAATTGTTGCTGCCCATTGGTCTGCTTTTGTTTATCATCATGTCAGAAAGCGTTATTGATGGCACCTCTATTATCATGAACTTAAAAAGCGCTCTGCTGGTGACAGTGGGCACGCTGTTAAGCGCCTTAATCGCCTTTCCTTTGAAAACCTTCAAAGACCTGTTTAAAAGTCTCATGGCGGTTCACCTGCGACAGGAGACCGATAACGAATCGCTGATCAAGGAACTTGAAAAGCTGGCACTGATCTGGCGCCGCCATGGACTGGTGGCCCTTGAACATGCCCGCACAGGAATTGAGAATGTTTTCTTGCAAAAGGGTATCGAACTGGTGGTTGACGGCTACGATCGCTATGAGATCCGCAATATCATGGAAAAGGACTATGAGCTTTATTTTTCCCGCAAAGAGTCACAGGTCAATATTTTAAACACCCTTGCCAAGCTGGCCCCGGTGTTTGGCTTTGTGGGTACCATTTTGGGTCTGATTAACGTCTTAAACAGTATGCAAGATCCCACCATGATCGGAAAGGGCATGGCGCTGGCCTTGTTAACCACGCTCTACGGCATTTTGCTGGCCAATTTTCTTTTCTTTCCGCTAGCAAAAAAGCTGTCTGAATACACCAAGACCGAGGCAACCGTTCTAAATATTATATTAGAGGGCATCATGGATATCGCCGAGCAAAAAACCTCTAAATCCATTTCCCACAGGCTCAATTCCTATCTTGACGTCAATCGCCTCAGCCGTATGCATAAGAAGAAAAAACGCCAACGGCAGGTGCGGCCCAAACCCCAAATGCAAATGCAGTAATACCGCCAAATGCGAGACAATCACACAGCAGAATCAGACGGCAAAACACTTAAACGGCGGCTTGAGCTGTCTGAGCAAAGAAGATCGCTACTGCAAAAGCGACTTTCGTCATCGATCATTGAAGATGACACAACCCTGTGGAGTTATGTTGATCTGATCACGCTGCTGCTGGTTTTATTTATCCTGTTTTATTCCCATGCCATTTCCCGCAAAGCGACGGTAAAAAGGGATGCTGCAGTGTCCAAGCAGGCATCCCAGGCCCAAACGCAGGATGCCTCGTTGGAGCAGTTGCGCCGCCAGGTTATGCAAACCGTGCGCTCAAAAGATAAAAAGGATTTTGCAGTACGCTGGGATCAAAAGCGATTGGTATTGGTGCTGGGTGAAAAAATTGCCTTCAATGTAGGTGACGCCACCCTGCTTCCTGATTTTCAGCCCACGTTAAAGCAGATTGCCCGATTCATTTCATCCCAGCACGGCTATAAGGTCTCGGTGGCAGGTCATACGGACGATGTGCCCATTCACACCCGGCAGTTTCCCACCAACTGGGAGCTGTCAGCGATTCGGGCCGTCAATGTGGCTAAGTTTCTGATCGATCATGGCGTCCATTCCCAACGACTTTCAATCGAAGGGCATTCGGCCTACCGACCCATTCTTCCCAACAGCAGCGCCCAGAATCGACAAGCCAATCGTCGGGTCGAGATCACATTGATCAAAGAAAGAGATGAGAAAACAAGGCAGCACTGACCTGCCCCCCAAAAACTGATCCAGATTTTAAGTTAGAGTTATGGTAAATCTGGAAGCAAAAAAGGAGGGCAGGTCAAGAATGGGATGGGGTAAAGTCCCGGAGTGGCTTTTCTATAACAACAAAGGTAATCCTTTGGATCCAAGAAATCTTAGGCAGAGAATCCATTATAAGATATGCGAAAAAGCCAGGCTTAGGCGCGTCAGAATCCACGATTTAAGGCATTCCTATGCTACCATAAGAATTTCAGCAGGTCACAATATAGCTGATATATCCCGTCAGCTTGGTCATTCTTCGTATAAAATTACAGTTGATACATATTATTATTGGATTCCCGATCAGAATTCCAATGAAGTAGATGAACTAGACATGATCGGCAAAAACCGCAACAATCCGCAACCTATGCGCAACCAAAATATAAAGGATTCAGCTGCTTTTAGCTAAATCCTTAATATTACTGGTGCCGAGGGACAGAATCGAACTGCCGACACGGGGATTTTCAGTCCCCTGCTCTACCGACTGAGCTACCTCGGCTCACTGAATCCTACTGATTTTAATGCTTAAATTAAAATGGAATCTCTATTAAATGCACCCTTCTTTGTCAAGATCTTTTTAGCTCATATCACCAAATAGAAATTGAGCTAATGCGCAGGCCGCAATGGTTGCGGTTTCAGCGCGCAGGATCCGCGGGCCGAGGCCGGCGACCAGGCAGCCGGCTGCTCGCGCGGTTTCAATTTCGCCTTCGGTAAAGCCCCCTTCAGGACCTATAATCAGGAGAATATCTCGCGGCGGTGGTTGCTGAGTGGAAGTTATCAATGTATTGAGGGTGGCATCTTCATTTTCATAAAAGACAATTTTAAGATGATCATCTTGATCAGCACTCAAAACGTCTTTATAGGTCTTTATCTTGGATATTTGAGGCAATTTTGCTCTCTGGCATTGTTTTATGGATTCTTGGCTTATCTTCTGCCAGCGCTCGCGCCTTGAAGCCGAGCGCTTTGCCCCGGGCACAGGAACCGAGCGCTCGCAAGTAAAAGGAATCCAGTGAGAAATACCGAGCTCGCACAAGTGCCGCAACAGACGGTCCATTTTTTTATCTTTTAACAGGGCCTGAGCCACACCAATATGAACTTGGGGCTCCCTTTTTCCAGAGCGTTTGTCGGTAATCTCCAATTCCACGCCATCAGTCAAAAATTGCTGAATAATCGCTTCGTATTCAAACCCTTCCCCGTCCACAAGGCAAATCTTGTTACCGGGCTTTAAACGCAGCACATTTTTGATATGGCGTGCTTCTGAGCCTTTTAGAAGAACAGGCTTTTTTATCAATGCAGCCGGTTTCAAATAAAAATAGCGCATCCTTATTTATCCTCTGCTGACAGAACCATTCGATATTAAAGGGTTTACTGGCAACAGCCAGGATCAAATCCCTTGACTTCCACTATACCATATGATAATTTTTTTTAAATATAATAATGATTTGGTGTAACCTATCTTTAAAAAACAGGTGACCACGCCCCCATGGTCTGCCTGCGCGGATTCGTACGCCGAAGGTGGATTGCGACCTTCTGTAGCGATTCGCTACCAATAACCCTTTCTAGCCAACGGTGACAAACATGGTTGATAATGAGAACCAACCCCCTGAACAGGACAAACCGGAAAAAAAGCTGCGACTTGATCTGAGTGAGGCCATGCCCCACGGTTTTGATGAAGACGATGATGATATCATCGAGCTTAAGGATGAGGTCAGTTCCCCACCGCAGGCACCGGAAGTGGACGCTGAACCACTTGCAGACACAGATCAGGATCTCGAATCTACGGAGCTGCCTGCTGTTGAGAATATCATCGATCTGGATGCCCTGGAAGATGACGACAGCGATCCGGAGAATGTGATTCGAATTTCTGATGATCTGACGTTTGAAGAAGAAGATGAAAGCGTCGAAGATATCCTGCCCATGGAAAAAGAGCCGGCCCGAAAAGCTGATGGTCACAATGATGTGGTTGAGATCACCGAGTTCGATGATATTCTGTCCGAAGACACCAGCGATATGATGACCCTTTCGGACATCAGCGAAGAGCTGGACATAGAAGAAGTCGAGGAGGAAGATGAATTTCTGGAACTGATCGACGTTGATGAAGATGAAGAAACTGAGATTGACGACATTCCACAAGAAGTTATCCAATTTGACGGCCCCGGGGTTGATATCGAAGATGTCGAATTAAAAGATTTTATCAGCGATTCTTTGGATGAAGAAATTCAAATTGATGAAGAATTTGATGATGATCTTGTCAGCATGCTGGGTGTTGAATCTGGCGAAGAGATGGATATAGCTGAGCAGGCATCCTCGCAAGAGGATTTTGATTTTAGTATGGATTCCAGCGATATTTCTGAAAAAATTGACCAGCTGGACAACATTTTCTTTGACGACATGGAGTCAGAAACTGAACTGGAAGAAGAAGTCGAGCTGGAAGAAGAAGCGAGCGAAGCCTTTGAGCTCGATTCCGATGACACTGCGATGCAAATCGATGAAACCGAAGATATGGGTGTTAGCGGTGGAGAAGGCATCGATATGCCGCTGGCAGCCGGAGGGATGGCCGCTATGGCCGCCAGCCCCAACCAGATAGAAGAAACCATTGAACAGATCATCGAACGTAAATTTTCAGGTAAAATTGAATCCATGATCACCCAGATCATTGAAAAAGCGGTTACCAAAGAAATTGAGAGTTTAAAAAAGATGCTTTTGGAAGAGGATCGCGACGAGGACCTTTAACATTATTGGCTCAGACGGTCTGTGAGCCCAAAAAAAAACTACTCATTTAAAACCAACTGTGTTAATAGCAGGGGATTATTCACTAATCCTCTGTTTTATTTTGTAACCGCATCCAATCATTGGATGCATCTATTTTTGTATTGCAGCATCAGGCGCTGTTGAATCGGTTGATTGAATGGCGTCACTATTTTTATAGCGCCGTTAACGGAAGGAAAATCTAACCGATGAGTTCGAATTTGCTCGAGAAGGCCTACACGCCCCATGAGGTTGAAAAACGGTGGTATCAATACTGGGAGGAGCACGATCTATTTGCTGCTGATGAAAAAAGCGCACAAAAAAGCTATTCTATCGTCATTCCGCCGCCGAATGTAACCGGTGTTCTGCATATGGGCCATGCCTTGAACAACACCCTGCAGGACATTCTGTGCCGCTACCGACGACTGCGCGGCGACAACGTGCTCTGGATGCCCGGGACAGACCATGCCGGAATCGCCACTCAAAACGTGGTTGAAAAAAAGCTGGCTGCCGAAAAAACGGATCGACACCAGCTGGGGCGCGAAAAATTTATCGCCGCCGTATGGGAGTGGCGCAAAAAGTATGGCGGTGAGATCATCAACCAGTTAAAACGGCTGGGCGCATCCTGTGACTGGGATCGTGAGCGCTTTACCATGGATGAAGGCTTATCGCTTGCAGTGCGAAAAGTTTTTGTCGATCTCTACGAGCAGGACTTGATATACCGCGGTAATTATATCATCAACTGGTGCCATCGCTGCCACACCGCACTGGCTGATCTTGAAGTCGAACACGAAGAACGCGACGGGCACCTGTATCATATCCGCTATCCGTTTGCCGCAGGCAATGGCGCCATCGTAGTGGCCACCACCCGGCCCGAAACCATGCTCGGAGATACTGCGGTTGCTGTCCATCCGGATGACGATCGTTATCTGAATCTTCAATCCGAATCCGTTA
The DNA window shown above is from Desulfobacterales bacterium and carries:
- a CDS encoding peptidylprolyl isomerase, with protein sequence MKRLLIVGFAVLLMTLTAAADENPKVVLETSKGKIVLELNANKAPQTVKNFLAYVDAGFYSNTVFHRVIPNFMIQGGGFTVDMQQKETRAAIRNEAANGLLNQRGTIAMARTPNPHSATAQFFINTKNNDFLNYKGKTSQGWGYAVFGQVVEGMDVVDRISKVQTVTRGRFRDVPAEPIVIKQATRMP
- a CDS encoding MotA/TolQ/ExbB proton channel family protein → MLKKLLLPIGLLLFIIMSESVIDGTSIIMNLKSALLVTVGTLLSALIAFPLKTFKDLFKSLMAVHLRQETDNESLIKELEKLALIWRRHGLVALEHARTGIENVFLQKGIELVVDGYDRYEIRNIMEKDYELYFSRKESQVNILNTLAKLAPVFGFVGTILGLINVLNSMQDPTMIGKGMALALLTTLYGILLANFLFFPLAKKLSEYTKTEATVLNIILEGIMDIAEQKTSKSISHRLNSYLDVNRLSRMHKKKKRQRQVRPKPQMQMQ
- a CDS encoding flagellar motor protein MotB, whose amino-acid sequence is MRDNHTAESDGKTLKRRLELSEQRRSLLQKRLSSSIIEDDTTLWSYVDLITLLLVLFILFYSHAISRKATVKRDAAVSKQASQAQTQDASLEQLRRQVMQTVRSKDKKDFAVRWDQKRLVLVLGEKIAFNVGDATLLPDFQPTLKQIARFISSQHGYKVSVAGHTDDVPIHTRQFPTNWELSAIRAVNVAKFLIDHGVHSQRLSIEGHSAYRPILPNSSAQNRQANRRVEITLIKERDEKTRQH
- a CDS encoding tyrosine-type recombinase/integrase — its product is MGWGKVPEWLFYNNKGNPLDPRNLRQRIHYKICEKARLRRVRIHDLRHSYATIRISAGHNIADISRQLGHSSYKITVDTYYYWIPDQNSNEVDELDMIGKNRNNPQPMRNQNIKDSAAFS
- a CDS encoding 16S rRNA (uracil(1498)-N(3))-methyltransferase, with protein sequence MRYFYLKPAALIKKPVLLKGSEARHIKNVLRLKPGNKICLVDGEGFEYEAIIQQFLTDGVELEITDKRSGKREPQVHIGVAQALLKDKKMDRLLRHLCELGISHWIPFTCERSVPVPGAKRSASRRERWQKISQESIKQCQRAKLPQISKIKTYKDVLSADQDDHLKIVFYENEDATLNTLITSTQQPPPRDILLIIGPEGGFTEGEIETARAAGCLVAGLGPRILRAETATIAACALAQFLFGDMS